The Erpetoichthys calabaricus chromosome 5, fErpCal1.3, whole genome shotgun sequence genome has a segment encoding these proteins:
- the pcdh7b gene encoding protocadherin-7b isoform X5 has translation MRTIGAMDCLRSWVLVLQLVLTQAAAKQVLRYRLAEEGPADVRIGNVASDLGIVAGSGEVTFTLESGSEYFKIDNITGELSTNERRIDREKLPQCQMIFDENECFIDFEVSVIGPSQSWVDLFEGKVIILDINDNTPTFPSPVLTLSVEENRPIGTLYLLPTATDRDFGRNGIERYELLQDTGESSLSPSRRGGGGSISGGDSFPAKRRFESEGASRSSVFELQVADTTDGEKQPQLIVKGALDREQRDSYELTLRVRDGGDPARSSQAILRVLITDFNDNSPRFEKSVYEADLPENSSPGTPILQIKATDADVGVNGQIEYVFGAATESVRRLLRLDENSGWLSVLHRIDREEVSQLRFSVTARDRGQPPKTDKATVVLNIRDENDNVPIIDIRKIGRIPLKDGIANVAEDVVVDTPIALVQVSDRDQGENGVVTCTVVGDVPFQLKPASETEGEQNKKKYFLHTSAPLDYEATQEYNVVIVAVDSGSPSLSSNNSLIVKVGDTNDNPPVFSQNVVEVSFAENNAPGERVATVVAIDADSGKNAEIMYSLDSSVSGIFSIDPDSGDIIVNTVLDREQTERYEFKVIAKDKGTPILQGSATVVVLVADKNDNEPKFMQDIFTFYVKENLQPNSPVGMVTVMDADKGHNAEMSLFIEEEDDIFSIENDTGTIYSTMSFDQEQKSTYMFRVKAVDGGLPSRSATATVSLFVMDENDNPPTVTFPSNNSYTLLSPSSNVRTVVATVLATDSDTGINAVLNYSIVGGNPFKLFEIDAASGVISLVGKLAQKHYGLHRLVVQVNDSGQPSQSTTSLVHVYVNESISNSSIVEAQISRSLHTPLAQDIAGDPNYDFGKQRLSIVIGVVAGIMTVILIILIVVMARYCRPKNKNGYEAGKKDHEDFFTPQQHDKSKKPKKDKKNKKSKQPLYSSIVTVEASKPNGQRYDSVNEKLSDSPGMGRYRSVNGGPGSPDLARHYKSSSPLPTVQLHPQSPTAGKKHQAVQELPPANTFVGTGDNISIGSDHCSEYSCQTNNKYNKQPFRRVTFSVVSQPQDPHQGSLQSCYDSGLEESETPSSKSSSGPRLGALPLPEDNYERTTPDGSVGVKKI, from the coding sequence ATGAGGACTATTGGTGCAATGGACTGCCTGCGCTCGTGGGTGCTTGTGCTGCAGCTCGTGCTGACTCAGGCGGCTGCGAAGCAAGTGCTTCGATACCGGCTGGCGGAGGAGGGACCTGCCGATGTCCGGATAGGGAATGTCGCCTCCGACCTGGGCATCGTCGCCGGATCCGGCGAGGTCACTTTTACCCTCGAGTCAGgatctgaatattttaaaattgacaaCATCACTGGAGAGCTGAGTACCAACGAGCGGCGCATCGACAGGGAAAAGCTGCCTCAGTGCCAGATGATTTTTGACGAGAACGAGTGCTTCATCGACTTCGAGGTGTCCGTCATCGGGCCGTCCCAAAGCTGGGTGGACCTCTTCGAGGGCAAGGTTATTATTTTAGACATCAATGACAACACGCCCACATTTCCTTCCCCGGTGCTCACTTTGTCCGTAGAGGAGAACCGGCCGATTGGTACACTTTACCTTTTGCCCACCGCCACCGACAGAGACTTTGGCAGGAATGGCATCGAGAGGTACGAGCTCCTGCAGGACACCGGGGAGAGCTCTTTGAGCCCAagcaggagaggaggaggaggctcCATCTCAGGTGGGGACAGTTTTCCTGCCAAAAGGCGATTTGAATCTGAAGGGGCCAGCAGAAGTAGTGTCTTTGAACTTCAGGTTGCTGACACCACAGATGGAGAAAAGCAGCCCCAGCTCATTGTCAAAGGGGCTTTGGACAGAGAGCAGAGGGACTCTTATGAGCTGACACTTCGGGTGAGAGATGGAGGGGATCCTGCCAGGTCTTCACAAGCCATCCTCCGAGTTCTGATCACTGATTTTAATGACAACAGTCCTCGTTTTGAGAAAAGCGTGTATGAAGCTGATCTGCCTGAGAACAGCTCTCCTGGGACGCCTATACTACAGATAAAGGCCACAGATGCTGACGTTGGTGTGAATGGACAAATTGAGTATGTATTCGGGGCTGCCACTGAATCAGTTCGCAGGTTGCTGAGACTGGATGAGAATTCAGGCTGGCTAAGTGTTTTGCATCGCATTGACCGGGAAGAAGTCAGCCAGCTCCGGTTTTCTGTCACGGCACGAGACCGTGGTCAGCCCCCCAAAACAGATAAAGCCACTGTTGTCTTGAACATCAGGGATGAAAACGACAATGTTCCCATCATTGATATCAGAAAGATAGGCAGGATTCCACTGAAAGATGGCATCGCCAATGTGGCAGAAGATGTAGTGGTGGACACCCCTATTGCATTAGTGCAGGTGTCTGACAGAGACCAAGGGGAGAATGGGGTGGTCACCTGTACGGTTGTCGGGGATGTTCCATTTCAGCTCAAGCCTGCTAGTGAAACAGAGGGtgaacagaataaaaagaaatactttttgcACACTTCAGCCCCACTGGACTATGAAGCCACACAGGAGTACAACGTTGTCATTGTGGCAGTGGACTCTGGAAGTCCAAGTTTATCCAGCAATAACTCATTGATTGTAAAGGTTGGGGATACCAATGATAACCCCCCTGTCTTCAGTCAAAATGTGGTGGAGGTGTCCTTTGCTGAAAACAATGCCCCAGGTGAACGTGTTGCTACTGTAGTTGCAATTGATGCTGACAGTGGCAAAAATGCAGAGATTATGTATTCCCTAGACTCTTCCGTATCTGGGATATTTTCTATTGACCCAGATTCTGGTGACATCATAGTCAATACGGTTTTGGATCGGGAGCAGACTGAGAGATATGAATTTAAAGTGATTGCCAAAGACAAAGGTACACCTATCCTTCAGGGATCTGCTACGGTTGTAGTGCTGGTTGCAGACAAAAATGACAATGAGCCCAAGTTCATGCAGGACATATTTACCTTTTATGTCAAGGAGAATCTGCAGCCAAACAGTCCAGTTGGAATGGTTACAGTAATGGATGCTGACAAGGGTCACAATGCTGAAATGAGTCTCTTCATTGAGGAAGAGGATGATATTTTTTCTATTGAAAATGACACTGGAACAATTTACTCCACCATGTCCTTTGATCAGGAGCAAAAATCTACCTACATGTTTCGAGTGAAGGCAGTCGATGGTGGGCTTCCCTCCCGGTCCGCTACAGCCACAGTGTCTTTGTTTGTAATGGATGAAAATGACAATCCTCCTACTGTTACCTTCCCAAGTAACAATTCATACACCCTGTTATCCCCATCAAGCAATGTCAGGACAGTTGTGGCTACCGTATTAGCAACTGATAGTGACACCGGCATCAATGCTGTTTTGAACTACAGCATAGTTGGTGGGAATCCCTTCAAACTGTTTGAGATAGATGCAGCCAGCGGGGTCATTTCTTTGGTGGGGAAGCTGGCCCAAAAGCACTATGGGCTACATCGACTTGTTGTACAAGTAAATGACAGTGGCCAGCCATCACAGTCAACTACTTCTCTAGTCCATGTCTATGTGAATGAGAGCATCTCCAATTCGTCAATTGTGGAGGCTCAGATATCAAGGAGTCTGCACACACCTCTTGCACAAGACATAGCAGGTGATCCAAATTACGATTTTGGGAAACAACGACTCAGTATTGTTATTGGGGTGGTGGCGGGCATTATGACTGTCATCCTGATTATTCTGATTGTGGTAATGGCCCGCTATTGTAGACCAAAGAACAAAAATGGATATGAAGCTGGCAAGAAGGATCACGAGGACTTCTTCACACCACAGCAGCACGATAAAAGCAAAAAGCCtaagaaggacaaaaaaaataaaaaatcaaagcaaCCGTTATACAGCAGCATTGTCACGGTTGAAGCATCAAAGCCAAATGGACAGCGCTATGATAGTGTCAATGAAAAGTTATCTGACAGCCCTGGTATGGGCCGATATCGGTCAGTAAATGGAGGACCAGGAAGCCCAGACCTGGCGAGACATTACAAATCAAGTTCACCACTGCCCACTGTTCAGCTTCACCCACAGTCACCAACTGCTGGGAAAAAGCACCAGGCTGTACAGGAGCTTCCTCCTGCCAACACTTTTGTTGGGACAGGAGATAACATTTCCATCGGATCTGACCACTGTTCCGAGTACAGCTGTCAAACCAACAACAAGTACAACAAACAG
- the pcdh7b gene encoding protocadherin-7b isoform X8 → MRTIGAMDCLRSWVLVLQLVLTQAAAKQVLRYRLAEEGPADVRIGNVASDLGIVAGSGEVTFTLESGSEYFKIDNITGELSTNERRIDREKLPQCQMIFDENECFIDFEVSVIGPSQSWVDLFEGKVIILDINDNTPTFPSPVLTLSVEENRPIGTLYLLPTATDRDFGRNGIERYELLQDTGESSLSPSRRGGGGSISGGDSFPAKRRFESEGASRSSVFELQVADTTDGEKQPQLIVKGALDREQRDSYELTLRVRDGGDPARSSQAILRVLITDFNDNSPRFEKSVYEADLPENSSPGTPILQIKATDADVGVNGQIEYVFGAATESVRRLLRLDENSGWLSVLHRIDREEVSQLRFSVTARDRGQPPKTDKATVVLNIRDENDNVPIIDIRKIGRIPLKDGIANVAEDVVVDTPIALVQVSDRDQGENGVVTCTVVGDVPFQLKPASETEGEQNKKKYFLHTSAPLDYEATQEYNVVIVAVDSGSPSLSSNNSLIVKVGDTNDNPPVFSQNVVEVSFAENNAPGERVATVVAIDADSGKNAEIMYSLDSSVSGIFSIDPDSGDIIVNTVLDREQTERYEFKVIAKDKGTPILQGSATVVVLVADKNDNEPKFMQDIFTFYVKENLQPNSPVGMVTVMDADKGHNAEMSLFIEEEDDIFSIENDTGTIYSTMSFDQEQKSTYMFRVKAVDGGLPSRSATATVSLFVMDENDNPPTVTFPSNNSYTLLSPSSNVRTVVATVLATDSDTGINAVLNYSIVGGNPFKLFEIDAASGVISLVGKLAQKHYGLHRLVVQVNDSGQPSQSTTSLVHVYVNESISNSSIVEAQISRSLHTPLAQDIAGDPNYDFGKQRLSIVIGVVAGIMTVILIILIVVMARYCRPKNKNGYEAGKKDHEDFFTPQQHDKSKKPKKDKKNKKSKQPLYSSIVTVEASKPNGQRYDSVNEKLSDSPGMGRYRSVNGGPGSPDLARHYKSSSPLPTVQLHPQSPTAGKKHQAVQELPPANTFVGTGDNISIGSDHCSEYSCQTNNKYNKQIQGHCQTSP, encoded by the coding sequence ATGAGGACTATTGGTGCAATGGACTGCCTGCGCTCGTGGGTGCTTGTGCTGCAGCTCGTGCTGACTCAGGCGGCTGCGAAGCAAGTGCTTCGATACCGGCTGGCGGAGGAGGGACCTGCCGATGTCCGGATAGGGAATGTCGCCTCCGACCTGGGCATCGTCGCCGGATCCGGCGAGGTCACTTTTACCCTCGAGTCAGgatctgaatattttaaaattgacaaCATCACTGGAGAGCTGAGTACCAACGAGCGGCGCATCGACAGGGAAAAGCTGCCTCAGTGCCAGATGATTTTTGACGAGAACGAGTGCTTCATCGACTTCGAGGTGTCCGTCATCGGGCCGTCCCAAAGCTGGGTGGACCTCTTCGAGGGCAAGGTTATTATTTTAGACATCAATGACAACACGCCCACATTTCCTTCCCCGGTGCTCACTTTGTCCGTAGAGGAGAACCGGCCGATTGGTACACTTTACCTTTTGCCCACCGCCACCGACAGAGACTTTGGCAGGAATGGCATCGAGAGGTACGAGCTCCTGCAGGACACCGGGGAGAGCTCTTTGAGCCCAagcaggagaggaggaggaggctcCATCTCAGGTGGGGACAGTTTTCCTGCCAAAAGGCGATTTGAATCTGAAGGGGCCAGCAGAAGTAGTGTCTTTGAACTTCAGGTTGCTGACACCACAGATGGAGAAAAGCAGCCCCAGCTCATTGTCAAAGGGGCTTTGGACAGAGAGCAGAGGGACTCTTATGAGCTGACACTTCGGGTGAGAGATGGAGGGGATCCTGCCAGGTCTTCACAAGCCATCCTCCGAGTTCTGATCACTGATTTTAATGACAACAGTCCTCGTTTTGAGAAAAGCGTGTATGAAGCTGATCTGCCTGAGAACAGCTCTCCTGGGACGCCTATACTACAGATAAAGGCCACAGATGCTGACGTTGGTGTGAATGGACAAATTGAGTATGTATTCGGGGCTGCCACTGAATCAGTTCGCAGGTTGCTGAGACTGGATGAGAATTCAGGCTGGCTAAGTGTTTTGCATCGCATTGACCGGGAAGAAGTCAGCCAGCTCCGGTTTTCTGTCACGGCACGAGACCGTGGTCAGCCCCCCAAAACAGATAAAGCCACTGTTGTCTTGAACATCAGGGATGAAAACGACAATGTTCCCATCATTGATATCAGAAAGATAGGCAGGATTCCACTGAAAGATGGCATCGCCAATGTGGCAGAAGATGTAGTGGTGGACACCCCTATTGCATTAGTGCAGGTGTCTGACAGAGACCAAGGGGAGAATGGGGTGGTCACCTGTACGGTTGTCGGGGATGTTCCATTTCAGCTCAAGCCTGCTAGTGAAACAGAGGGtgaacagaataaaaagaaatactttttgcACACTTCAGCCCCACTGGACTATGAAGCCACACAGGAGTACAACGTTGTCATTGTGGCAGTGGACTCTGGAAGTCCAAGTTTATCCAGCAATAACTCATTGATTGTAAAGGTTGGGGATACCAATGATAACCCCCCTGTCTTCAGTCAAAATGTGGTGGAGGTGTCCTTTGCTGAAAACAATGCCCCAGGTGAACGTGTTGCTACTGTAGTTGCAATTGATGCTGACAGTGGCAAAAATGCAGAGATTATGTATTCCCTAGACTCTTCCGTATCTGGGATATTTTCTATTGACCCAGATTCTGGTGACATCATAGTCAATACGGTTTTGGATCGGGAGCAGACTGAGAGATATGAATTTAAAGTGATTGCCAAAGACAAAGGTACACCTATCCTTCAGGGATCTGCTACGGTTGTAGTGCTGGTTGCAGACAAAAATGACAATGAGCCCAAGTTCATGCAGGACATATTTACCTTTTATGTCAAGGAGAATCTGCAGCCAAACAGTCCAGTTGGAATGGTTACAGTAATGGATGCTGACAAGGGTCACAATGCTGAAATGAGTCTCTTCATTGAGGAAGAGGATGATATTTTTTCTATTGAAAATGACACTGGAACAATTTACTCCACCATGTCCTTTGATCAGGAGCAAAAATCTACCTACATGTTTCGAGTGAAGGCAGTCGATGGTGGGCTTCCCTCCCGGTCCGCTACAGCCACAGTGTCTTTGTTTGTAATGGATGAAAATGACAATCCTCCTACTGTTACCTTCCCAAGTAACAATTCATACACCCTGTTATCCCCATCAAGCAATGTCAGGACAGTTGTGGCTACCGTATTAGCAACTGATAGTGACACCGGCATCAATGCTGTTTTGAACTACAGCATAGTTGGTGGGAATCCCTTCAAACTGTTTGAGATAGATGCAGCCAGCGGGGTCATTTCTTTGGTGGGGAAGCTGGCCCAAAAGCACTATGGGCTACATCGACTTGTTGTACAAGTAAATGACAGTGGCCAGCCATCACAGTCAACTACTTCTCTAGTCCATGTCTATGTGAATGAGAGCATCTCCAATTCGTCAATTGTGGAGGCTCAGATATCAAGGAGTCTGCACACACCTCTTGCACAAGACATAGCAGGTGATCCAAATTACGATTTTGGGAAACAACGACTCAGTATTGTTATTGGGGTGGTGGCGGGCATTATGACTGTCATCCTGATTATTCTGATTGTGGTAATGGCCCGCTATTGTAGACCAAAGAACAAAAATGGATATGAAGCTGGCAAGAAGGATCACGAGGACTTCTTCACACCACAGCAGCACGATAAAAGCAAAAAGCCtaagaaggacaaaaaaaataaaaaatcaaagcaaCCGTTATACAGCAGCATTGTCACGGTTGAAGCATCAAAGCCAAATGGACAGCGCTATGATAGTGTCAATGAAAAGTTATCTGACAGCCCTGGTATGGGCCGATATCGGTCAGTAAATGGAGGACCAGGAAGCCCAGACCTGGCGAGACATTACAAATCAAGTTCACCACTGCCCACTGTTCAGCTTCACCCACAGTCACCAACTGCTGGGAAAAAGCACCAGGCTGTACAGGAGCTTCCTCCTGCCAACACTTTTGTTGGGACAGGAGATAACATTTCCATCGGATCTGACCACTGTTCCGAGTACAGCTGTCAAACCAACAACAAGTACAACAAACAG
- the pcdh7b gene encoding protocadherin-7b isoform X4, with protein MRTIGAMDCLRSWVLVLQLVLTQAAAKQVLRYRLAEEGPADVRIGNVASDLGIVAGSGEVTFTLESGSEYFKIDNITGELSTNERRIDREKLPQCQMIFDENECFIDFEVSVIGPSQSWVDLFEGKVIILDINDNTPTFPSPVLTLSVEENRPIGTLYLLPTATDRDFGRNGIERYELLQDTGESSLSPSRRGGGGSISGGDSFPAKRRFESEGASRSSVFELQVADTTDGEKQPQLIVKGALDREQRDSYELTLRVRDGGDPARSSQAILRVLITDFNDNSPRFEKSVYEADLPENSSPGTPILQIKATDADVGVNGQIEYVFGAATESVRRLLRLDENSGWLSVLHRIDREEVSQLRFSVTARDRGQPPKTDKATVVLNIRDENDNVPIIDIRKIGRIPLKDGIANVAEDVVVDTPIALVQVSDRDQGENGVVTCTVVGDVPFQLKPASETEGEQNKKKYFLHTSAPLDYEATQEYNVVIVAVDSGSPSLSSNNSLIVKVGDTNDNPPVFSQNVVEVSFAENNAPGERVATVVAIDADSGKNAEIMYSLDSSVSGIFSIDPDSGDIIVNTVLDREQTERYEFKVIAKDKGTPILQGSATVVVLVADKNDNEPKFMQDIFTFYVKENLQPNSPVGMVTVMDADKGHNAEMSLFIEEEDDIFSIENDTGTIYSTMSFDQEQKSTYMFRVKAVDGGLPSRSATATVSLFVMDENDNPPTVTFPSNNSYTLLSPSSNVRTVVATVLATDSDTGINAVLNYSIVGGNPFKLFEIDAASGVISLVGKLAQKHYGLHRLVVQVNDSGQPSQSTTSLVHVYVNESISNSSIVEAQISRSLHTPLAQDIAGDPNYDFGKQRLSIVIGVVAGIMTVILIILIVVMARYCRPKNKNGYEAGKKDHEDFFTPQQHDKSKKPKKDKKNKKSKQPLYSSIVTVEASKPNGQRYDSVNEKLSDSPGMGRYRSVNGGPGSPDLARHYKSSSPLPTVQLHPQSPTAGKKHQAVQELPPANTFVGTGDNISIGSDHCSEYSCQTNNKYNKQPFRRVTFSVVSQPQDPHQGSLQSCYDSGLEESETPSSKSSSGPRLGALPLPEDNYERTTPDGSVGEAEHMENGVKKI; from the coding sequence ATGAGGACTATTGGTGCAATGGACTGCCTGCGCTCGTGGGTGCTTGTGCTGCAGCTCGTGCTGACTCAGGCGGCTGCGAAGCAAGTGCTTCGATACCGGCTGGCGGAGGAGGGACCTGCCGATGTCCGGATAGGGAATGTCGCCTCCGACCTGGGCATCGTCGCCGGATCCGGCGAGGTCACTTTTACCCTCGAGTCAGgatctgaatattttaaaattgacaaCATCACTGGAGAGCTGAGTACCAACGAGCGGCGCATCGACAGGGAAAAGCTGCCTCAGTGCCAGATGATTTTTGACGAGAACGAGTGCTTCATCGACTTCGAGGTGTCCGTCATCGGGCCGTCCCAAAGCTGGGTGGACCTCTTCGAGGGCAAGGTTATTATTTTAGACATCAATGACAACACGCCCACATTTCCTTCCCCGGTGCTCACTTTGTCCGTAGAGGAGAACCGGCCGATTGGTACACTTTACCTTTTGCCCACCGCCACCGACAGAGACTTTGGCAGGAATGGCATCGAGAGGTACGAGCTCCTGCAGGACACCGGGGAGAGCTCTTTGAGCCCAagcaggagaggaggaggaggctcCATCTCAGGTGGGGACAGTTTTCCTGCCAAAAGGCGATTTGAATCTGAAGGGGCCAGCAGAAGTAGTGTCTTTGAACTTCAGGTTGCTGACACCACAGATGGAGAAAAGCAGCCCCAGCTCATTGTCAAAGGGGCTTTGGACAGAGAGCAGAGGGACTCTTATGAGCTGACACTTCGGGTGAGAGATGGAGGGGATCCTGCCAGGTCTTCACAAGCCATCCTCCGAGTTCTGATCACTGATTTTAATGACAACAGTCCTCGTTTTGAGAAAAGCGTGTATGAAGCTGATCTGCCTGAGAACAGCTCTCCTGGGACGCCTATACTACAGATAAAGGCCACAGATGCTGACGTTGGTGTGAATGGACAAATTGAGTATGTATTCGGGGCTGCCACTGAATCAGTTCGCAGGTTGCTGAGACTGGATGAGAATTCAGGCTGGCTAAGTGTTTTGCATCGCATTGACCGGGAAGAAGTCAGCCAGCTCCGGTTTTCTGTCACGGCACGAGACCGTGGTCAGCCCCCCAAAACAGATAAAGCCACTGTTGTCTTGAACATCAGGGATGAAAACGACAATGTTCCCATCATTGATATCAGAAAGATAGGCAGGATTCCACTGAAAGATGGCATCGCCAATGTGGCAGAAGATGTAGTGGTGGACACCCCTATTGCATTAGTGCAGGTGTCTGACAGAGACCAAGGGGAGAATGGGGTGGTCACCTGTACGGTTGTCGGGGATGTTCCATTTCAGCTCAAGCCTGCTAGTGAAACAGAGGGtgaacagaataaaaagaaatactttttgcACACTTCAGCCCCACTGGACTATGAAGCCACACAGGAGTACAACGTTGTCATTGTGGCAGTGGACTCTGGAAGTCCAAGTTTATCCAGCAATAACTCATTGATTGTAAAGGTTGGGGATACCAATGATAACCCCCCTGTCTTCAGTCAAAATGTGGTGGAGGTGTCCTTTGCTGAAAACAATGCCCCAGGTGAACGTGTTGCTACTGTAGTTGCAATTGATGCTGACAGTGGCAAAAATGCAGAGATTATGTATTCCCTAGACTCTTCCGTATCTGGGATATTTTCTATTGACCCAGATTCTGGTGACATCATAGTCAATACGGTTTTGGATCGGGAGCAGACTGAGAGATATGAATTTAAAGTGATTGCCAAAGACAAAGGTACACCTATCCTTCAGGGATCTGCTACGGTTGTAGTGCTGGTTGCAGACAAAAATGACAATGAGCCCAAGTTCATGCAGGACATATTTACCTTTTATGTCAAGGAGAATCTGCAGCCAAACAGTCCAGTTGGAATGGTTACAGTAATGGATGCTGACAAGGGTCACAATGCTGAAATGAGTCTCTTCATTGAGGAAGAGGATGATATTTTTTCTATTGAAAATGACACTGGAACAATTTACTCCACCATGTCCTTTGATCAGGAGCAAAAATCTACCTACATGTTTCGAGTGAAGGCAGTCGATGGTGGGCTTCCCTCCCGGTCCGCTACAGCCACAGTGTCTTTGTTTGTAATGGATGAAAATGACAATCCTCCTACTGTTACCTTCCCAAGTAACAATTCATACACCCTGTTATCCCCATCAAGCAATGTCAGGACAGTTGTGGCTACCGTATTAGCAACTGATAGTGACACCGGCATCAATGCTGTTTTGAACTACAGCATAGTTGGTGGGAATCCCTTCAAACTGTTTGAGATAGATGCAGCCAGCGGGGTCATTTCTTTGGTGGGGAAGCTGGCCCAAAAGCACTATGGGCTACATCGACTTGTTGTACAAGTAAATGACAGTGGCCAGCCATCACAGTCAACTACTTCTCTAGTCCATGTCTATGTGAATGAGAGCATCTCCAATTCGTCAATTGTGGAGGCTCAGATATCAAGGAGTCTGCACACACCTCTTGCACAAGACATAGCAGGTGATCCAAATTACGATTTTGGGAAACAACGACTCAGTATTGTTATTGGGGTGGTGGCGGGCATTATGACTGTCATCCTGATTATTCTGATTGTGGTAATGGCCCGCTATTGTAGACCAAAGAACAAAAATGGATATGAAGCTGGCAAGAAGGATCACGAGGACTTCTTCACACCACAGCAGCACGATAAAAGCAAAAAGCCtaagaaggacaaaaaaaataaaaaatcaaagcaaCCGTTATACAGCAGCATTGTCACGGTTGAAGCATCAAAGCCAAATGGACAGCGCTATGATAGTGTCAATGAAAAGTTATCTGACAGCCCTGGTATGGGCCGATATCGGTCAGTAAATGGAGGACCAGGAAGCCCAGACCTGGCGAGACATTACAAATCAAGTTCACCACTGCCCACTGTTCAGCTTCACCCACAGTCACCAACTGCTGGGAAAAAGCACCAGGCTGTACAGGAGCTTCCTCCTGCCAACACTTTTGTTGGGACAGGAGATAACATTTCCATCGGATCTGACCACTGTTCCGAGTACAGCTGTCAAACCAACAACAAGTACAACAAACAG